Proteins from a single region of Sporosarcina sp. P33:
- a CDS encoding S-layer homology domain-containing protein, with amino-acid sequence MANQPTKYRKFVVGAASAALVASAVAPVAFAATFNDTKGNTHEEAINALSDAGVISGYEDGSFKPNKTLTRSDVVKLMGKWLVSEGYKVPADYKTKPRFSDLKTTSNDELLKMSALVYDNGVFVGKPDGSLDPSSDITRENMAIVLVRAFDRVHDVDLVSYVKDQDFKKDVTDLGKAKAEARPAIDVLDFFDITNPAAPEFNPKNTTTRGQFASFLYKTTLVDFDKVGGGVVAPGVATVKGINATTVEVTFKDEVKNIDSLKFSIDGLTVSNAAVKQTDNKTVVLTTAVQKGGEKYTVKLDGKAIGTFTGIEATVPTSIKITNQSVQGKTGQQVILSADTGVKKAGIPVTFNVKANTIGTTNKDQVFEVMTNEDGIATFSYTQYSAGQDQVTAYPTGAPTVRSIGYVFWGVDTILGVEDVTAGSTISNGANKTYKVTHKDATTGKPVANQTLNVSFKENIEVTPDQLKDATVNGVEVAQLSNGTVTKAAQITTDSKGEATFTVSGKNTSVTPVVFVANNTPTTKDYKYDASDLQATASKVTFSANQAEYTLEMVRDNGDVAATGGTNGRKYTLTVKNKDGNIAVNEIVNVAFNEDLDRVISTNTDAKFIEVSSDGTQQYFTGDKAKKISVKTDSKGQATFVIGSDKVNDYATPIAWIDVNNPNAVEGNFDQGEPYAIGQISYFQAAYLDGAALKVYNAAGKETKEFKGSETATFKAELVNQSNKKVASTSVKKASYTVFNTGANDVTVEGQVVSPNRSYTVTKETGNTDLKVAPTMDKNTSVRVVATGIAVDTDGKDYAFTAKEATASFTATRAVSDLYTGDVVSFNSEKKELTFSGKDAVKYAGEKDVTYEYKGLGNTPIATADDFIKELKKGEVTVTREVKGSTTSFYIIEQDTTKAGPTDTATTNAADKAAADAATAKVTALPAVGDLKIADKAAVEAARAAYDALTTAQKGLVTPATVAALEAAEAKIAKLEEATPAEDFVLTSQTAKVNATLPVLADYNIAGTIATTVGDVNSVKIVLTAESGSSTDELNVTYNKENRSFEYITSSAKAAKATLKAYDATGKELASKAIEFKY; translated from the coding sequence ATGGCTAACCAACCAACGAAATATCGCAAGTTTGTAGTAGGGGCTGCATCAGCTGCACTAGTAGCATCTGCAGTAGCACCAGTAGCATTCGCTGCAACTTTTAACGACACAAAGGGAAACACACACGAAGAGGCAATCAATGCTCTATCTGATGCAGGTGTTATCTCAGGTTACGAAGACGGATCATTCAAACCTAACAAAACACTTACACGTTCTGACGTAGTAAAGTTAATGGGTAAATGGTTAGTATCTGAAGGGTATAAAGTACCTGCAGACTACAAAACAAAGCCACGCTTCTCAGACTTGAAGACTACATCTAACGATGAGCTTCTAAAAATGTCTGCACTAGTTTACGACAACGGTGTATTCGTTGGTAAACCAGATGGTTCACTTGACCCATCAAGTGATATCACTCGTGAAAACATGGCAATCGTTCTTGTTCGTGCATTCGACCGCGTACATGACGTTGACCTAGTATCATACGTGAAAGATCAAGATTTCAAGAAAGACGTTACAGACCTAGGCAAAGCAAAAGCTGAAGCTCGTCCTGCAATCGACGTTCTAGACTTCTTCGACATCACAAACCCAGCTGCACCAGAATTCAACCCTAAAAACACAACAACTCGCGGACAATTCGCTTCATTCCTTTACAAGACTACTCTAGTAGACTTCGATAAAGTTGGCGGCGGAGTAGTAGCTCCTGGAGTTGCAACTGTTAAAGGCATCAATGCTACAACAGTTGAAGTTACATTCAAAGACGAAGTGAAAAACATTGACTCTTTGAAATTCTCTATCGACGGTTTAACTGTTTCTAACGCAGCAGTTAAGCAAACTGATAACAAAACTGTTGTATTGACAACTGCTGTTCAAAAGGGCGGAGAAAAGTACACAGTGAAATTGGACGGCAAAGCAATCGGTACATTCACTGGCATCGAAGCTACAGTTCCAACTTCTATCAAAATCACTAACCAATCAGTACAAGGTAAAACTGGACAACAGGTTATCCTTTCAGCTGACACTGGCGTGAAAAAAGCTGGCATCCCTGTTACTTTCAACGTGAAAGCTAACACTATCGGCACAACTAACAAAGACCAAGTCTTCGAAGTAATGACTAACGAAGATGGAATTGCGACATTCTCTTACACTCAATACTCCGCAGGTCAAGATCAAGTAACAGCATACCCAACAGGTGCACCAACAGTACGCAGCATCGGTTATGTATTCTGGGGCGTTGACACAATCCTAGGAGTAGAAGACGTAACTGCTGGATCAACAATCAGCAATGGCGCTAATAAAACATACAAAGTAACTCATAAGGATGCTACAACTGGTAAGCCAGTAGCAAACCAAACTTTGAATGTTTCATTCAAAGAAAACATCGAAGTAACACCTGATCAATTGAAAGACGCTACAGTTAACGGCGTTGAAGTTGCTCAATTGTCAAACGGTACAGTTACTAAAGCTGCACAAATCACTACAGACTCAAAAGGTGAAGCTACATTCACTGTTTCCGGTAAAAATACATCAGTAACTCCTGTAGTATTTGTTGCTAACAATACTCCAACAACTAAAGATTACAAATATGATGCATCTGATTTACAAGCAACAGCTTCAAAAGTAACGTTCTCAGCTAACCAAGCAGAGTATACTCTTGAAATGGTTCGCGACAACGGTGATGTTGCAGCAACTGGCGGAACTAATGGCCGTAAGTACACGTTGACTGTTAAAAACAAAGACGGCAACATTGCAGTGAACGAAATCGTTAACGTTGCATTCAATGAAGACTTAGACCGTGTAATCTCTACTAACACAGATGCTAAATTCATTGAAGTTAGCAGCGATGGTACACAACAATACTTCACTGGAGACAAAGCTAAAAAAATCTCTGTGAAAACAGACAGCAAAGGTCAAGCGACATTCGTTATCGGTTCTGATAAAGTGAATGACTATGCAACTCCAATCGCTTGGATCGATGTAAACAATCCAAACGCTGTGGAAGGTAACTTTGATCAAGGCGAGCCATATGCAATTGGTCAAATCTCTTACTTCCAGGCTGCATACCTAGACGGCGCAGCATTGAAAGTTTACAACGCTGCTGGTAAAGAAACAAAAGAATTCAAAGGTAGCGAAACTGCAACGTTTAAAGCAGAACTAGTTAACCAATCAAACAAAAAAGTTGCATCCACTTCTGTTAAGAAGGCATCCTATACTGTATTTAATACAGGTGCTAACGATGTGACAGTTGAAGGTCAAGTCGTTTCTCCTAACCGTAGCTATACAGTTACTAAGGAAACAGGCAATACAGATCTTAAAGTAGCACCAACTATGGATAAAAACACTTCAGTACGCGTAGTAGCTACTGGAATTGCTGTTGATACAGACGGTAAGGATTATGCGTTCACTGCGAAAGAAGCTACTGCTTCATTCACAGCTACAAGAGCGGTATCTGATCTTTACACTGGCGATGTTGTATCTTTCAACTCCGAAAAGAAAGAACTTACTTTCAGCGGAAAAGATGCAGTTAAATATGCTGGTGAAAAAGATGTAACTTACGAATACAAAGGTCTTGGTAATACACCAATCGCAACTGCTGATGACTTCATCAAAGAGTTGAAAAAAGGTGAAGTTACTGTCACTCGCGAAGTAAAAGGAAGCACAACTTCGTTCTATATCATTGAGCAAGATACTACTAAAGCAGGTCCTACTGATACAGCTACAACAAACGCTGCTGATAAAGCTGCCGCTGATGCTGCAACTGCAAAAGTGACTGCACTTCCTGCTGTTGGAGACCTTAAAATTGCTGATAAAGCTGCCGTAGAAGCTGCACGTGCTGCATACGATGCATTGACTACAGCACAAAAAGGTTTAGTAACTCCTGCTACAGTAGCTGCTCTTGAAGCTGCTGAAGCTAAAATTGCTAAACTAGAAGAAGCAACTCCAGCTGAGGACTTTGTTCTTACATCACAAACTGCAAAAGTAAATGCTACTCTACCAGTTTTGGCTGACTACAATATTGCAGGTACTATCGCTACTACTGTTGGCGATGTAAATAGTGTGAAAATCGTCTTAACTGCAGAATCAGGTTCATCTACAGATGAGTTGAATGTAACTTATAATAAAGAAAACCGTAGCTTCGAATATATTACTTCTTCTGCAAAAGCAGCTAAAGCTACATTAAAAGCATATGATGCTACTGGTAAAGAACTTGCTTCAAAGGCTATTGAGTTTAAATACTAA
- a CDS encoding ribbon-helix-helix domain-containing protein: MTTTRRVIKRQKGQAPTTKRELTENEKRGQEALRRVREQMPEKKGEETPNKATMQSEATLKQAPAPQKSSAPQRAKLEGLAEGGSSQSESDGKAVYTTKKQAQLPQITQPNTTKPTLKKKEKFEDTHKRMTTYFSTKNHKKLKEVREDYGIPITETLNKALEEYFEKYNL, encoded by the coding sequence ATGACTACAACACGAAGGGTAATAAAGAGACAGAAAGGACAAGCACCAACAACAAAACGAGAACTAACAGAAAATGAGAAGAGAGGTCAGGAAGCTTTGCGAAGAGTCCGAGAGCAAATGCCTGAAAAGAAAGGGGAAGAAACACCAAACAAAGCAACGATGCAATCAGAAGCAACTCTAAAGCAAGCTCCAGCACCACAAAAATCTTCTGCGCCACAGAGAGCCAAACTAGAAGGACTTGCGGAAGGTGGATCGTCACAGTCAGAAAGCGATGGAAAAGCAGTCTACACGACCAAAAAACAGGCACAGCTGCCGCAAATAACACAGCCAAACACCACGAAGCCAACACTCAAAAAGAAGGAGAAGTTTGAGGACACCCACAAACGAATGACAACCTACTTCTCAACGAAAAACCACAAGAAATTGAAAGAAGTGAGGGAAGATTACGGAATACCTATTACAGAAACCCTTAACAAGGCTCTTGAAGAATACTTTGAGAAATATAATTTGTAA
- a CDS encoding site-specific integrase codes for MTERLIDFQSWLEDDGKAAKTVETYLGNIKHYYGFLNENGSGVEQLLSRALVVRYIKYLEKEKYAISSINAKVTSLLAFNKFLLEQKEVDRIFVSLRKDQVKVAAGSEQIVEAFLPEEVEELLTYVENEQKVSLRNKAIVYLLLYGGMRISELCSIQMADMDFLTRTLFIKGKGGKYREIMLRQDVVEVVQEYIKTERSQSKFQLSPYLFVSNRSEKIVRDAVNSWMKKVSKEIGFKVYPHKFRRTFVTFLLKKQVPITTVAKLTGHYSISVLEKHYNFVSRSTKQQAVDLL; via the coding sequence TTGACGGAAAGGCTAATAGATTTCCAATCTTGGCTTGAAGACGATGGTAAAGCTGCAAAAACAGTAGAAACCTACCTCGGCAACATCAAACACTATTATGGTTTTCTAAATGAAAACGGTTCAGGAGTAGAACAGCTACTAAGTAGAGCCTTGGTTGTAAGGTACATCAAATATTTAGAGAAAGAAAAATACGCCATTTCATCCATCAATGCAAAAGTAACAAGCTTACTTGCATTTAATAAATTCCTCTTAGAACAGAAGGAAGTGGATCGAATTTTTGTGTCACTAAGAAAAGATCAAGTGAAGGTTGCAGCTGGAAGTGAACAGATTGTCGAAGCCTTTTTGCCAGAAGAAGTGGAAGAGCTATTAACGTATGTTGAAAATGAGCAAAAAGTGAGCCTAAGAAATAAAGCGATTGTTTACCTGCTTCTTTACGGTGGCATGAGAATATCCGAACTATGTTCCATTCAGATGGCTGACATGGATTTTTTAACACGAACCTTGTTCATTAAGGGCAAAGGGGGGAAGTACCGAGAAATCATGTTAAGGCAAGATGTTGTGGAAGTCGTTCAAGAATACATTAAAACAGAACGGTCCCAATCGAAATTTCAGTTAAGTCCCTACCTCTTTGTCAGCAATCGATCAGAAAAAATTGTTCGTGATGCAGTAAATAGCTGGATGAAAAAAGTTTCTAAAGAGATTGGGTTTAAGGTATATCCGCATAAATTCCGAAGAACATTTGTGACATTCTTGTTGAAGAAACAAGTACCTATTACTACCGTTGCAAAGCTGACAGGACATTACAGTATTTCCGTTTTGGAAAAACATTACAATTTTGTATCTCGTAGCACAAAGCAACAGGCAGTGGATTTACTCTAG
- a CDS encoding DUF960 family protein, whose product MFDPTKPFYMTRAIAEELSEEHQQFILQYIHQHHQHLNDYLQIFEFYIEDGEQWLVQRQEQPERETTIFVGLEETEPINEKVWVQDQQDYVIILYPQDY is encoded by the coding sequence ATGTTCGATCCAACAAAGCCCTTTTACATGACAAGAGCAATCGCAGAAGAATTAAGTGAAGAACACCAACAATTCATTTTACAGTACATTCACCAACATCATCAGCACCTCAATGATTACCTTCAAATTTTCGAGTTTTACATCGAGGATGGTGAACAGTGGCTGGTGCAAAGACAGGAACAGCCAGAACGGGAAACAACAATTTTTGTAGGATTGGAAGAAACTGAACCAATAAATGAAAAGGTGTGGGTGCAGGATCAACAGGATTATGTAATTATTTTGTACCCACAGGACTACTAA
- a CDS encoding DUF927 domain-containing protein: MSNPQEATGTASHVFGLSEPIGAIAHPLEWQKERSHFNVEPNGELDKWLDMVRTHVLGYPPLEFLLAVGFSSVLVAYFKQCGRDQDSLFIGLTGKSTTGKTTGSKLALSIYGSPVKGRNSLFQSWNSTENALVHKLAGNRGVVYLMDEFSMSTAHDTTSLIYRVVEGRDRSRLNDKSGLQKSGEWATTVITNGENSILEKSNQNLGLMVRFLEFNETKWTKSAEHADALREVVEQHYGHAGLAYVQYLAQDWTIIDTTVKAWQEQLLNSLPESDVKQRVAEKYALILAALQLGGEALGIDFSLEEVEAFIIEHEKNFIAHRDNAERVYQAVIEDVRATNSQFIVDKLEPKGVTCKGIIFLPSPSRQEYMVHYLPSAFDQLLADLKLSNKRTVVDALKKKSYFEHESDRQTKRVKLREESKKEAVYAFRIPKRYLEEWIPYQ; the protein is encoded by the coding sequence ATGTCTAACCCGCAAGAAGCTACGGGAACAGCTTCACATGTGTTCGGTTTGTCGGAGCCAATCGGGGCAATTGCTCACCCATTGGAGTGGCAAAAGGAACGCTCGCATTTCAATGTGGAACCGAACGGTGAGTTAGACAAGTGGCTGGACATGGTACGTACACATGTACTTGGTTATCCGCCTTTAGAGTTTCTATTAGCCGTCGGGTTTTCTTCTGTCCTAGTTGCCTATTTCAAACAATGTGGACGGGATCAAGATTCTTTGTTCATTGGTCTGACTGGAAAATCAACGACTGGGAAAACGACTGGCAGTAAACTAGCCCTTTCCATTTACGGCTCGCCGGTTAAAGGAAGAAACAGCCTCTTCCAGTCCTGGAATAGTACCGAGAATGCCCTAGTTCATAAATTAGCGGGAAACCGGGGTGTCGTGTACTTGATGGATGAATTCTCAATGAGTACGGCACATGACACGACTTCCCTCATTTACCGGGTAGTCGAAGGACGGGATCGTTCCCGATTGAATGATAAATCAGGCTTACAAAAAAGTGGTGAGTGGGCAACTACTGTCATCACGAATGGCGAAAACAGCATCCTTGAAAAATCGAATCAGAACTTAGGACTGATGGTGCGTTTTCTTGAATTCAATGAAACGAAATGGACCAAAAGTGCAGAACATGCAGATGCCCTGAGAGAAGTTGTCGAACAGCATTACGGTCATGCAGGACTTGCCTACGTTCAGTACTTGGCACAAGATTGGACCATCATCGATACAACGGTCAAAGCATGGCAAGAACAGCTTCTCAACTCTCTGCCGGAGTCCGATGTAAAACAACGAGTTGCTGAAAAGTACGCATTGATTCTTGCTGCTTTGCAACTTGGCGGCGAAGCATTAGGAATTGATTTCTCGCTGGAAGAAGTGGAGGCATTCATCATCGAGCATGAGAAGAATTTCATTGCTCACCGAGATAATGCAGAAAGAGTGTACCAGGCGGTCATTGAAGATGTAAGGGCAACCAACTCTCAGTTCATTGTCGATAAGCTGGAACCGAAAGGCGTAACGTGTAAGGGAATCATTTTCCTGCCAAGCCCTTCCCGCCAAGAGTACATGGTTCATTACTTGCCAAGTGCTTTTGATCAGTTGCTTGCGGATTTGAAACTCAGCAACAAACGCACAGTCGTAGATGCCTTGAAGAAGAAATCCTATTTTGAACACGAAAGCGATCGCCAAACCAAACGAGTCAAACTACGAGAAGAATCAAAAAAGGAAGCAGTCTACGCTTTCCGTATACCGAAACGCTATCTAGAAGAGTGGATACCGTATCAATAA
- a CDS encoding tyrosine-type recombinase/integrase produces MVIKSNTPPAVVPPTFTVGQGEFIDFLKIKEMSMETIRGYEVDLNQFRQYLSKETNAPVFVDEITTEDLEEYQQSMQQRGLKPASINRKMNAVSSFFNYAVRKKWIGLNPAQYVERVKGKSAERCFLNAKEIQQIVEAMEHPIIKHLVIMMANTGLRVSECTNLTLHDVDFDEKVVRVIEGKGKKDRTVPMNDSLVQVMRAYLKKIRPKTNSLNFFATKKTGAISQQYVNRVLKQTCQKVGIQKDVTSHVLRHSFASQLVKTDTHVAIIQRLLGHADVRTTSVYLHANQSDLKQAVNSIGFLDNE; encoded by the coding sequence ATGGTTATTAAAAGCAATACACCACCTGCAGTTGTTCCCCCGACCTTTACGGTAGGTCAGGGTGAATTCATCGACTTTTTGAAGATAAAGGAAATGAGCATGGAAACCATTCGTGGCTACGAAGTCGACTTGAATCAATTTCGCCAATACCTATCAAAAGAAACCAATGCGCCAGTGTTCGTAGATGAAATTACGACAGAAGATTTAGAGGAATACCAACAGTCGATGCAACAAAGAGGCTTAAAACCCGCGTCTATTAACCGGAAAATGAATGCAGTGTCCAGCTTCTTCAATTACGCGGTAAGAAAGAAGTGGATTGGTCTGAATCCGGCGCAGTACGTGGAGCGGGTGAAAGGGAAAAGTGCAGAGCGCTGTTTCCTTAACGCTAAAGAGATTCAGCAAATTGTTGAAGCGATGGAACATCCAATCATTAAGCATTTAGTCATCATGATGGCTAACACTGGTCTCCGTGTCAGTGAATGCACCAACCTTACCCTACATGACGTGGATTTTGATGAGAAGGTTGTCCGAGTCATCGAGGGGAAGGGCAAGAAGGATCGTACAGTTCCAATGAATGATTCATTAGTGCAGGTCATGCGGGCGTACTTGAAGAAAATACGCCCAAAGACCAATTCTTTAAACTTCTTTGCGACAAAGAAGACAGGAGCTATAAGTCAGCAGTACGTAAACCGGGTGCTAAAACAGACCTGTCAAAAGGTCGGCATCCAAAAGGACGTGACGAGCCACGTTTTACGTCATTCCTTTGCGAGCCAATTGGTGAAAACGGACACACATGTAGCAATCATTCAGAGATTGCTTGGCCATGCGGATGTTCGGACAACTTCCGTGTACTTGCACGCGAACCAAAGTGACTTGAAACAGGCTGTGAATTCAATCGGATTCTTAGATAATGAATAA
- a CDS encoding Rpn family recombination-promoting nuclease/putative transposase — translation MNRKALRRIPLTDFMDLTVDYAFKQMFGSEKNKQITIVFLNAILQRTGRDTIKEVIFAKQETGGKYKDDKQSRLDIVVRTQSNELINIEVQVANDHSMFKRTLFYWANLYTTELETGQGYHKLVPTITINICNFTVYDKNEYYHNTFHLYEDSSLRRLDREDDVLEIHFIELNKFLKMWERDELNALDDILVRWLLLLSMVDARKNRVYDQIYQELEELAMRDDSLMNAFTAWEELSQSKKDVVAYQSRLKYILDEEGKLDDVKYKAIKERDEEIIRNSVKSNIPIETISAITGHSVEKLHQIIKQLGLE, via the coding sequence ATGAATCGTAAGGCGTTACGAAGAATTCCTTTGACCGACTTTATGGATCTAACTGTTGATTACGCATTTAAACAAATGTTTGGAAGCGAGAAGAATAAACAGATTACCATTGTATTTCTAAATGCCATTTTACAACGCACAGGCAGGGATACCATCAAGGAAGTTATATTTGCAAAACAAGAAACTGGTGGTAAGTACAAGGACGATAAGCAATCGCGATTGGATATTGTGGTAAGGACACAAAGTAATGAATTGATTAATATAGAAGTACAGGTCGCGAATGATCATTCGATGTTCAAACGCACCCTATTTTACTGGGCTAATCTTTATACAACAGAACTTGAAACAGGACAGGGTTATCATAAGTTAGTGCCAACGATTACGATTAACATCTGCAATTTCACCGTCTACGACAAGAACGAATATTATCATAATACCTTTCATTTATACGAAGATTCATCATTGCGCCGATTGGATCGTGAAGATGATGTGTTAGAGATTCACTTCATCGAATTGAATAAATTCCTTAAGATGTGGGAACGAGATGAATTGAATGCACTGGATGATATTTTAGTCAGATGGTTGCTGTTACTCAGCATGGTAGATGCTCGTAAGAACAGGGTATATGATCAGATTTATCAAGAATTGGAGGAGTTAGCGATGAGAGATGACAGCTTAATGAATGCTTTTACTGCTTGGGAAGAATTAAGTCAGTCGAAAAAAGACGTTGTAGCCTATCAATCACGCCTGAAATATATCCTCGACGAAGAAGGTAAGCTGGATGATGTGAAGTACAAAGCGATTAAAGAACGGGATGAGGAAATCATTCGTAACAGTGTAAAAAGTAATATTCCTATCGAAACGATTTCAGCCATAACAGGTCATTCCGTAGAAAAGCTACATCAGATAATTAAACAGTTAGGATTGGAATAA
- a CDS encoding transposase, which translates to MARRKRNWQPNAYYHVIMRGNNRQNIFAAEEDMYHLMRCIAHAAEIYRFAIPAFCIMTNHFHLLIRSEDDLSKIMQQINRRYSDYYAKRYHHVGRIYQRRYFAKAVDTPQALLAVSRYIHRNPIETIVPMVSRLADYPFSSFPFYKTQPDQLPSYADTSSIPRCLPPPFEKTRAAYVVYCEMDLEEIIGLENYLPRDDGLREYEKPPDG; encoded by the coding sequence TTGGCCCGACGTAAGCGGAACTGGCAGCCGAATGCCTACTACCATGTGATCATGAGAGGAAACAATCGGCAGAACATTTTCGCTGCTGAAGAGGACATGTACCACCTCATGCGCTGTATCGCGCACGCCGCAGAAATATACCGATTTGCTATCCCGGCTTTCTGCATCATGACCAATCACTTCCACCTGCTCATACGCTCGGAAGACGACCTGTCAAAGATCATGCAGCAGATCAACCGGCGATACAGCGATTACTACGCCAAACGCTATCATCATGTCGGACGGATCTATCAGCGCCGCTACTTTGCCAAAGCAGTAGACACTCCGCAGGCACTCCTCGCCGTCAGCCGCTACATTCACCGCAATCCAATTGAAACCATCGTACCGATGGTCAGCCGACTGGCAGATTACCCTTTCAGCTCCTTTCCTTTTTACAAAACACAGCCAGATCAGCTACCCTCTTACGCAGACACCTCCTCCATTCCTCGTTGTCTTCCTCCTCCATTTGAGAAAACACGGGCAGCTTACGTGGTATATTGTGAAATGGATTTGGAGGAGATCATCGGCTTGGAGAACTACTTGCCGCGTGACGACGGTTTAAGAGAATATGAAAAGCCTCCTGATGGATGA
- a CDS encoding ATP-binding protein codes for MQHGKSLIVKLDILASFFMAIEKKRREVTISRVKQIVSYPSTLTLIAATNPCPCGYYGSRERYLYLKPLHHKVNRQFKQKNLPPDHPSGGFSYSLKPSSRGK; via the coding sequence ATGCAACATGGCAAATCACTCATCGTCAAACTAGATATTTTGGCAAGCTTTTTTATGGCTATTGAAAAGAAGAGAAGAGAAGTGACTATCAGCCGTGTAAAACAAATCGTAAGCTATCCTTCCACCCTCACCCTAATTGCTGCCACCAACCCATGCCCGTGCGGCTACTACGGCTCAAGAGAGCGTTACTTGTATTTAAAACCATTGCATCACAAAGTTAACAGACAATTCAAACAAAAAAATCTGCCTCCTGATCATCCATCAGGAGGCTTTTCATATTCTCTTAAACCGTCGTCACGCGGCAAGTAG
- a CDS encoding WD40 repeat domain-containing protein, protein MKRVMQFAFAVCILYILQTGVATAETAETYKYTIPEILKFDTEAIVIASDFSRDGKYIVTSQYDDVTTRRSSVKVWEAATGSLIGEWSFPGMFSKLIDEVRYNPNGKQIAVLTENISIINVSTGKVAKTLKVTEPYSPFPTDIVFNKEGTVLYASYTDGTVAFWDTDSWEKIKQFKMPQEVISLAYIDNFRQLAIATKNGDIHIRDAETGAYAKTLTGIYLGEGSISYSSESNIVIGASKKSNQPFLLNASENYRLMDLKPSDFNTIRSWGNDIDFSPDGKYVALFTRGDLEVFDTITKEKVSQVRQPEFLVRGVRFSEATNRIAAGNRVYDTASLPVREFEKIQIEVTSTNMEPGQKQAAEVIGMYSDSTAERIKPSEIKWQSTEPSVADFLYGKLEAIRSGKANIIAEYRGLRASIEIQVESYREIEEKLNISQNKVWDVNFNQEVDIQTIKEKNIYITNDQNEIIPILYYVRSNKSSTVQLIPVKDYEAGKRYTLWIRELQSASGMPLQQVTKMNFVIAD, encoded by the coding sequence GTGAAGAGGGTAATGCAATTTGCTTTTGCAGTATGCATTTTATACATACTGCAGACAGGCGTAGCAACTGCAGAAACTGCAGAAACTTACAAGTACACGATACCTGAAATTTTGAAATTTGACACAGAAGCAATCGTGATTGCCTCAGATTTCAGCAGAGATGGGAAGTACATAGTGACAAGTCAATATGATGATGTCACGACTAGGCGTAGTTCAGTAAAGGTCTGGGAGGCTGCTACAGGATCATTAATTGGGGAATGGAGCTTTCCTGGAATGTTTTCGAAACTCATTGACGAAGTGCGTTACAATCCGAATGGAAAACAAATTGCCGTTTTAACGGAAAATATTTCAATCATTAATGTAAGTACAGGAAAGGTTGCTAAAACCTTGAAGGTTACGGAACCTTACTCGCCTTTTCCTACTGATATTGTATTTAATAAGGAGGGTACCGTTCTGTATGCATCTTATACAGATGGCACAGTAGCCTTTTGGGATACTGATTCATGGGAAAAGATTAAACAATTTAAGATGCCGCAAGAGGTGATTTCACTTGCATATATAGATAACTTCCGACAGCTGGCCATTGCAACAAAGAACGGTGATATTCATATACGTGATGCGGAGACAGGTGCTTATGCGAAAACATTAACCGGTATATACCTTGGTGAAGGGTCGATCAGTTACTCGTCAGAAAGCAATATTGTAATCGGAGCATCTAAAAAAAGTAACCAGCCATTTCTATTGAATGCCAGTGAGAATTATAGGCTAATGGATCTGAAACCGAGTGATTTTAACACTATAAGATCTTGGGGAAATGATATAGATTTCAGCCCTGATGGGAAATACGTTGCTCTATTTACAAGAGGCGACTTAGAGGTATTTGATACTATAACAAAAGAGAAAGTGAGCCAGGTGAGACAGCCTGAATTCCTTGTGCGTGGAGTTAGATTTAGTGAAGCAACTAATCGAATCGCGGCAGGGAATAGAGTTTACGACACTGCGTCTTTGCCCGTTCGAGAGTTTGAAAAGATTCAGATAGAAGTTACTTCTACTAACATGGAACCTGGCCAAAAACAAGCGGCAGAAGTGATCGGTATGTATAGTGACAGCACTGCAGAGAGAATCAAACCGTCAGAAATCAAATGGCAATCTACTGAACCATCTGTAGCAGACTTCTTATATGGCAAACTAGAAGCAATCCGCTCCGGAAAAGCGAATATCATTGCAGAGTATCGCGGCTTGCGCGCATCCATCGAAATTCAAGTGGAGAGCTATAGGGAAATTGAAGAAAAGCTTAATATATCTCAAAATAAAGTTTGGGACGTTAACTTTAATCAAGAAGTAGATATACAGACAATTAAAGAGAAAAATATTTATATAACTAATGATCAAAATGAGATCATTCCCATTCTCTATTATGTGAGAAGTAATAAATCATCTACCGTACAGCTGATCCCTGTGAAAGATTACGAAGCGGGTAAGAGGTACACACTTTGGATACGTGAACTTCAGTCGGCATCCGGCATGCCTCTTCAGCAAGTAACAAAAATGAATTTTGTTATTGCTGATTGA